Proteins encoded in a region of the Mycolicibacterium chitae genome:
- a CDS encoding cytochrome P450, translating to MATDTKPAVHPRAATVMADLFGGALEDPFPAYNELRELGDGVHWSEQLQAYLVCRYDDVRFLGSDHRRFSSDVFYDSAPSWHDNTNPEHLRFVDTASLLFMFSDPPTHTRIRSSFRHVFTPRSIAQWETTIRKVTEDLISRYSRGREFDIMPGFAADVPVAIIASILGVPDEARAKFREWSYGFASTFDPVVQGDMRDTAIAASLELFEYLRSLIDERSVAPKDDLISELIRTETVSGDRLQDIELVAQLALLLVAGNETTTSLIGSGLTYLLEHPTTLAEVRADPDMLPVAIEEILRLDPPLHLALRKTTEETRFGNTVVPAGAILAPCLAAANRDPRRFDAPNEFDIHRSDNKHLAFYNGIHFCVGAPLGRLEVRVVLRYILDNFPELRLGSAPAQRRTNNAVARGWASRPVVL from the coding sequence ATGGCAACCGATACCAAACCGGCCGTGCACCCGCGGGCCGCAACCGTCATGGCGGACCTGTTCGGGGGTGCGCTGGAAGACCCGTTTCCCGCGTACAACGAATTGCGTGAACTGGGCGACGGCGTGCACTGGTCTGAGCAATTACAGGCCTACCTGGTCTGCCGCTACGACGACGTCCGATTTCTGGGCAGCGACCATCGGCGGTTCTCCAGCGACGTGTTCTACGACTCTGCTCCAAGCTGGCATGACAACACCAACCCGGAGCATCTTCGGTTCGTCGACACCGCTTCTCTGTTGTTCATGTTCTCCGATCCCCCCACCCACACACGCATCCGCTCGTCGTTTCGCCACGTCTTCACCCCCAGATCGATAGCTCAGTGGGAGACCACAATTCGTAAGGTCACCGAGGATCTGATCAGTCGGTATTCACGCGGTCGGGAGTTCGACATCATGCCTGGATTCGCCGCGGACGTCCCAGTCGCGATCATCGCGTCCATCCTCGGCGTTCCCGACGAGGCCAGGGCGAAGTTCCGCGAATGGTCTTACGGCTTCGCCTCCACATTCGACCCTGTGGTCCAGGGCGATATGCGGGATACCGCGATTGCTGCGTCGTTGGAGTTGTTCGAATACCTACGGAGCTTGATCGACGAACGCTCCGTCGCACCCAAGGACGACCTGATCAGCGAACTCATCCGGACCGAGACAGTTTCGGGTGACCGACTCCAGGACATCGAGTTGGTGGCGCAGCTCGCCCTGCTGTTAGTAGCCGGCAATGAGACCACCACGAGCCTGATCGGTAGCGGACTGACGTACCTACTTGAGCACCCAACGACGCTCGCGGAAGTACGAGCCGATCCGGACATGCTGCCCGTAGCCATCGAGGAAATACTCCGGTTAGACCCGCCACTGCATCTCGCCCTCCGAAAAACCACGGAGGAGACCCGATTCGGCAACACCGTAGTTCCAGCCGGTGCAATACTCGCACCCTGTCTCGCAGCCGCGAACCGAGATCCCCGTCGATTCGATGCCCCGAACGAGTTCGACATCCACCGGTCCGATAACAAACACCTGGCCTTCTACAACGGGATCCACTTTTGTGTAGGAGCGCCGCTGGGCCGGCTGGAGGTCCGGGTGGTCCTGCGCTACATCCTCGACAACTTCCCTGAGCTACGGCTCGGATCCGCGCCCGCGCAACGACGTACCAACAACGCAGTCGCCCGCGGCTGGGCTTCCCGCCCGGTGGTCTTATGA
- a CDS encoding lipase family protein — translation MASTYQRPQLPATPVAFALLGILTLLITLAHVTSPAQAAAEDCPPNIGYQPECQYRPFYTPPSPLPDGTPGDLVRTEPSRIALDPAGHGNYKADGTRLMYQSRNLDDDVVAVTGTYFEPHNPWTGAGPRPLLALAPFPTGLGDQCAVSRVISEGGFHYGGYLDYLFLWEQGFFTTMLDRGFALVVTDYQGTGTYGPPTSGIRVPTANAVIDSARAAKRLPDTSLTSDSPVAFWGWGPGGFAAGAAAELAPSYAPELDVVGAWIGAPTADYSLLPDYADGSLFIGVLGYTLNSFIAAFPEAEEGIRGVLTPRGIDMLEKTRYNCINEVMTKFMFRHVQPYFDQNYRQILDSEPLKSALAAQKLGSLKPAAPVQISVNRYDPLFPYIGAQQLAQDWCARDADVELWTNEQPPFLNKTGFNSLVPYFVDGERGMQWITDRFNALPTTSNCHQL, via the coding sequence ATGGCATCAACGTACCAACGGCCCCAATTACCCGCCACACCTGTGGCTTTCGCCCTCCTAGGCATTCTGACACTCTTGATCACGTTGGCTCACGTCACCTCTCCCGCCCAGGCTGCGGCTGAGGACTGCCCTCCGAACATTGGCTACCAACCGGAGTGTCAGTATCGACCCTTCTATACGCCGCCCAGCCCGCTGCCGGACGGGACACCTGGGGACCTGGTGCGCACTGAACCGTCGCGTATTGCCCTCGACCCAGCGGGACACGGGAACTACAAGGCCGACGGTACACGCCTGATGTACCAGAGCCGCAACCTCGATGACGACGTCGTGGCCGTCACCGGCACCTACTTTGAGCCACACAATCCGTGGACAGGTGCCGGACCACGCCCGCTACTGGCGTTGGCTCCTTTTCCCACGGGTCTTGGTGACCAGTGCGCCGTTTCGCGTGTGATCAGCGAAGGTGGCTTTCACTACGGCGGATACCTCGACTACCTCTTCCTGTGGGAGCAAGGTTTCTTCACCACGATGCTCGACCGTGGATTCGCTCTTGTGGTTACTGACTATCAGGGCACAGGGACCTATGGTCCCCCGACCTCCGGCATTCGGGTGCCCACCGCCAACGCTGTGATCGATTCTGCTCGCGCGGCCAAACGATTGCCGGATACCTCCCTTACTTCCGACAGTCCGGTCGCCTTCTGGGGCTGGGGTCCGGGCGGGTTTGCCGCCGGGGCCGCTGCCGAGCTGGCTCCCAGCTATGCGCCCGAGCTCGATGTTGTCGGCGCCTGGATCGGCGCACCGACCGCCGATTACTCGCTGCTCCCCGACTATGCCGACGGCTCACTGTTTATCGGAGTGCTCGGCTATACGCTGAACAGCTTCATCGCCGCCTTTCCCGAGGCCGAGGAAGGTATCCGTGGCGTCCTGACCCCTCGCGGCATCGACATGCTCGAAAAGACCCGCTACAACTGCATCAACGAGGTCATGACGAAGTTCATGTTCCGCCATGTCCAGCCCTATTTCGATCAGAACTACCGCCAGATCCTGGACTCCGAACCCCTCAAGTCCGCTCTTGCCGCACAGAAGCTGGGATCGCTGAAGCCGGCTGCCCCCGTGCAGATCAGCGTCAACCGATATGATCCTCTCTTCCCCTACATAGGTGCCCAGCAACTCGCCCAGGACTGGTGTGCGCGGGACGCCGACGTCGAACTATGGACCAACGAGCAGCCTCCCTTCCTCAATAAAACCGGCTTCAACAGCCTCGTTCCCTACTTCGTTGACGGGGAACGCGGAATGCAATGGATCACCGATCGGTTCAACGCTCTCCCCACCACATCGAATTGCCACCAACTCTGA
- a CDS encoding ferredoxin, translated as MSTGRTFRLTAHAEYCAGSGRCVSAAPHLFKLDEPGWVQVLDHEPPMDDLEAALSAQNACPLGLIDVLDDEGHSLA; from the coding sequence ATGAGCACCGGTCGAACGTTCCGCCTGACCGCTCACGCCGAGTACTGCGCCGGAAGCGGGAGATGCGTCTCGGCGGCGCCCCACCTCTTCAAACTCGACGAGCCCGGATGGGTGCAGGTGCTCGATCACGAGCCGCCAATGGATGATCTCGAGGCGGCGCTCAGCGCTCAAAATGCGTGCCCGCTCGGACTCATTGACGTTCTCGACGATGAAGGACATTCACTTGCCTGA
- a CDS encoding TetR/AcrR family transcriptional regulator, whose amino-acid sequence MLLDSIEKLLQSTSIADLSMEAIASAGSLSRTSVYFYFGNKSDAVDALIARATEQMQVQMFPRAPDESLHDFVTRIVAAALDGWRRHRPAYIAAVELSASRGPGVTRWREIMRAFAEVLAQGVLAEGLDVAERDAQQRGEIVCWMVERNFYFLFTSEHTADEEDSLAAGLTQAALAVLGAPHPS is encoded by the coding sequence ATGCTGCTGGACAGCATCGAGAAGCTGCTTCAGTCGACGTCGATTGCAGATCTGTCCATGGAAGCGATCGCGTCGGCGGGATCGCTGTCGCGGACCAGCGTCTACTTTTATTTCGGCAACAAGAGCGACGCCGTGGACGCTCTTATCGCCCGTGCAACAGAACAGATGCAGGTGCAGATGTTCCCCCGCGCACCTGACGAATCGCTGCACGATTTCGTTACCCGTATTGTCGCCGCAGCACTCGACGGCTGGCGGCGGCACCGTCCGGCTTACATTGCGGCGGTGGAATTGTCAGCGTCCCGAGGCCCCGGTGTCACGCGTTGGCGTGAGATTATGCGAGCCTTTGCTGAGGTACTCGCTCAGGGCGTCCTCGCCGAGGGATTGGATGTAGCAGAACGGGATGCTCAACAGCGCGGCGAGATCGTGTGTTGGATGGTCGAACGTAACTTTTACTTCCTGTTCACCAGTGAACACACCGCCGACGAAGAGGACTCGCTTGCCGCAGGACTCACTCAGGCGGCGCTCGCGGTTCTCGGCGCTCCACACCCCAGCTAG
- a CDS encoding cyclase family protein has translation MPRLIELSRLMKPAANIDVPPEYETLRVVLGPQIEYGPPATTGLEHMQSVFDCPAHDLPNGEGWGEDSIVMSSHCNTHVDAPLHSGSQCEGRPARTITDIELDELYRPGIVLDVRQHVAPREAISIEALAAAIDAAGRPITAGDAVLIRSGQERYSVSDPEFFQYPGMTAAGTKYLTGMGATILGTDAMAWDRPFPVMKQAYKETGDASQIWDGHFAIQEREAFIVQQLTNLDKLPAHGFMVGFFPLRLYKASAAPARVVAFLED, from the coding sequence GTGCCACGCCTGATCGAACTCTCCCGCCTCATGAAACCCGCTGCCAACATCGATGTCCCGCCCGAATACGAGACGCTTCGCGTCGTACTGGGACCGCAGATCGAGTACGGTCCACCGGCCACTACGGGCTTGGAGCACATGCAATCGGTATTCGACTGTCCCGCACATGATCTACCCAATGGTGAAGGGTGGGGCGAGGATTCGATCGTGATGAGCAGCCATTGCAACACTCACGTCGATGCGCCGCTGCATAGCGGCAGTCAATGCGAAGGCCGGCCAGCACGCACGATCACCGACATCGAGCTCGACGAGCTCTACCGGCCGGGTATCGTCCTCGACGTTCGTCAGCATGTAGCACCACGTGAAGCAATCAGTATCGAAGCCCTCGCCGCTGCCATCGACGCAGCCGGACGGCCGATCACAGCCGGTGATGCTGTTCTTATTCGCTCCGGTCAGGAGCGCTACTCGGTCTCCGACCCGGAGTTCTTCCAGTATCCCGGAATGACCGCCGCAGGAACCAAATACCTGACCGGCATGGGCGCCACCATACTGGGCACCGACGCCATGGCCTGGGACCGCCCGTTCCCCGTGATGAAGCAGGCATACAAGGAAACCGGAGATGCCAGTCAGATCTGGGACGGTCATTTCGCTATTCAAGAGCGCGAGGCGTTCATCGTCCAACAGCTGACGAACCTCGACAAGTTGCCAGCGCACGGGTTCATGGTGGGGTTCTTTCCGCTGCGCCTCTACAAGGCCAGCGCAGCACCGGCGCGGGTGGTGGCATTCCTTGAAGACTGA
- a CDS encoding class I adenylate-forming enzyme family protein, with product MWDDTVRHHAARTFLVFRSSDGKVTSWTYRQFDTVIAQTAAVLAQHGVGTGDPVHLALRNSPGFIAVWLSAARLGAWIVPADPASSADEIRRQFERTGPRLGICARDRAHFYRAGAVASTSVIELAEDESDVLPDGALAAHAGVSACGKSDGRLAVMFTSGTTSAPKGVLVTQSNYVSAGELMARASNLQSAHRWFVTLPLFHANAQYYCFAPAIAVGASVAMTSTFSASRWVEQARSLSVTHASLFAAPIRMILDRTPRSTTSLDLQHVWFAQNLAATHYERFATLVGSRPRQLYGMTETIAVVSCDEDPPYRNDVLGTPVPGRHVKLRSVETGQECAADEVGELMVHGKPGHDLFAGYFDDAAATARAFVDSAGNTVWFATGDLMTRDEAGVLRFVGRVDDVIKVAGENVGLAEIEGRLTEVPGVHEAAVVARPDPVRDVVPVAFIVAADQDDPPLPAELDDWAARNLVPPARPAEWHVVEKLPRTSAGKIHRAQLTAARQQADSAGAASSSSVSPVPD from the coding sequence ATGTGGGACGACACCGTCCGACATCATGCCGCGCGAACCTTTCTTGTGTTCAGGTCGAGTGACGGCAAGGTGACCTCGTGGACATACCGACAGTTCGACACCGTGATCGCCCAGACCGCGGCCGTACTGGCGCAGCACGGTGTCGGCACTGGCGACCCCGTCCACCTGGCATTGCGAAACTCACCCGGCTTCATCGCAGTCTGGCTGTCGGCGGCGAGGTTAGGCGCGTGGATCGTACCTGCTGACCCAGCGTCCTCGGCAGACGAAATCCGCAGGCAATTTGAGCGGACCGGGCCGCGGTTGGGAATCTGCGCGCGTGACCGCGCACATTTCTACCGTGCGGGTGCCGTCGCCTCGACATCGGTCATCGAATTGGCGGAGGACGAATCCGATGTCCTACCCGATGGTGCCCTTGCTGCGCACGCGGGTGTGTCAGCGTGCGGGAAGTCCGACGGACGGTTGGCGGTCATGTTCACCTCTGGAACAACCTCGGCTCCCAAAGGGGTGCTGGTGACGCAGTCAAACTATGTATCCGCAGGCGAACTCATGGCGCGGGCGTCGAATCTCCAGTCAGCACACCGTTGGTTCGTGACCCTTCCCCTGTTCCACGCCAACGCGCAGTACTACTGCTTCGCGCCAGCAATTGCCGTCGGTGCCAGCGTCGCGATGACCTCAACATTCTCCGCCTCGCGGTGGGTAGAACAAGCCCGTTCACTGTCGGTCACCCATGCAAGCCTGTTCGCGGCACCGATCCGGATGATCCTCGACCGCACCCCACGGTCCACGACAAGCCTTGACCTTCAACACGTCTGGTTTGCGCAGAATCTCGCAGCCACCCACTACGAGCGATTCGCAACGCTGGTCGGCAGCCGTCCCCGTCAGCTCTACGGAATGACAGAAACCATCGCCGTCGTCAGCTGCGACGAGGATCCGCCCTACCGAAACGACGTTCTCGGAACGCCGGTTCCCGGTCGACATGTCAAGTTGCGCTCGGTCGAGACCGGACAAGAGTGCGCGGCAGATGAGGTTGGTGAGCTCATGGTTCACGGAAAACCGGGCCACGACCTCTTCGCCGGCTACTTCGATGATGCCGCCGCCACCGCGAGAGCGTTCGTCGACAGCGCTGGCAACACCGTATGGTTTGCCACCGGCGACCTGATGACCAGAGACGAGGCCGGTGTCTTGAGGTTCGTCGGGCGTGTCGACGATGTGATCAAGGTCGCAGGAGAGAACGTCGGCCTCGCCGAGATCGAGGGCCGGCTGACCGAAGTGCCAGGCGTACACGAGGCTGCTGTCGTGGCGCGGCCCGATCCGGTACGCGACGTGGTGCCCGTTGCCTTCATTGTTGCCGCGGACCAAGACGACCCGCCGCTGCCCGCAGAGCTCGACGATTGGGCCGCGCGCAACCTGGTCCCGCCCGCTCGGCCAGCGGAATGGCATGTGGTCGAGAAACTTCCGCGAACAAGTGCGGGAAAGATTCATCGCGCCCAACTCACTGCAGCGCGGCAGCAAGCGGATTCCGCCGGCGCTGCGTCATCGTCGAGTGTGTCGCCGGTGCCGGATTGA
- a CDS encoding nitroreductase family deazaflavin-dependent oxidoreductase: protein MRVPRRIAEFNKRVTNPAARTITPWLPSLGTLEHVGRKSGKRYRTPLLVFKTHEGYAILIGYGPQTDWLKNVLAGGPTVLRKRGRSVVLVNPRVVSKVEAATLVIPRSRLLYRAFPYNEAALLMANASPAG from the coding sequence ATGCGCGTGCCTCGACGAATCGCAGAGTTCAACAAGCGAGTCACCAACCCGGCGGCTCGCACGATCACACCGTGGCTTCCGAGCCTCGGGACGCTCGAGCACGTCGGGCGGAAGTCGGGTAAGCGATATCGCACGCCCCTTTTGGTGTTCAAGACCCATGAGGGCTACGCCATCCTCATCGGCTACGGCCCGCAGACGGACTGGTTGAAGAACGTGCTGGCCGGCGGACCGACGGTGCTGCGCAAGCGCGGACGGTCTGTTGTGCTCGTCAACCCACGGGTGGTGAGCAAGGTCGAGGCTGCGACCCTCGTCATACCGCGTTCCCGGCTGCTCTACCGAGCTTTTCCCTACAACGAGGCAGCCCTGCTGATGGCGAATGCGAGCCCTGCGGGCTGA
- a CDS encoding AMP-binding protein: MVGTVEFWLQRFSPAAANAAELLVDCHDPTSTAFITVDSSGEPEVAVTYGELQERSKRLARVLTDMGVRRGEVVGVLLGKRIDLPVALAAILRLGAVYLPLFTAFAPPAIEARLRGAGARVVITEPSQADKLHEIGGIETLVTGAELDARISDSAPVEESVSVGGDGTVLLLFTSGTTGSPKGVPVPLRALAAFACYMVYGLDVREDDVFWNAADPGWAYGLYYGVLGPMAVGRTNILHNSAFSAEATLTLLRQLSVTNLAAAPTVYRALSKTSGLGEVSLRCASSAGEPLTPEITQWAVDALGTEVRDHYGQTELGMVINNHWHDEVRQHPVKGSMGKPMPGFACGIVDGQIAVDTAQSPLMWFAGYHGDPSKTDSRFTEDKRWYLTGDTGYADDAGNFHFGGRDDDVIIMAGYRIGPLDVESVLITHPAVTDVAVVGQPDELRGEVLEAFVVLGPGNLGSEELAGQLQEMVKTNYAAHAYPRRVHFVGQLPRTASGKVQRYVLRRSG, from the coding sequence GTGGTCGGCACCGTCGAGTTCTGGCTGCAGCGTTTCTCCCCCGCTGCTGCGAACGCCGCCGAACTCCTGGTTGATTGTCATGACCCCACGTCCACCGCGTTCATCACGGTGGATTCCTCGGGCGAGCCCGAGGTCGCCGTGACCTATGGAGAACTGCAGGAACGTTCCAAACGGCTCGCGCGGGTACTCACCGACATGGGAGTTCGTCGCGGTGAGGTTGTTGGGGTGCTGCTGGGCAAGCGCATTGACTTACCTGTAGCCCTAGCGGCGATCCTCCGCCTCGGTGCCGTGTACCTTCCGCTGTTCACGGCGTTCGCGCCGCCGGCGATCGAGGCACGGTTGCGAGGGGCGGGCGCGCGCGTGGTGATCACCGAACCGAGCCAGGCCGACAAGCTGCATGAGATTGGCGGCATTGAAACGCTCGTAACTGGAGCCGAACTCGATGCGCGCATCTCAGATTCCGCACCTGTCGAGGAGTCAGTTTCGGTGGGCGGGGACGGCACAGTCCTTCTCCTCTTCACCAGCGGTACCACGGGTAGCCCCAAAGGTGTTCCGGTGCCGCTTCGTGCTCTGGCAGCATTCGCCTGTTACATGGTCTACGGACTGGATGTTCGAGAGGACGACGTTTTCTGGAACGCGGCCGATCCGGGCTGGGCTTACGGTCTTTACTACGGCGTGCTCGGACCAATGGCTGTCGGCCGAACCAACATCCTTCACAACAGCGCCTTTTCGGCGGAGGCCACGCTGACACTTCTCCGACAGCTAAGCGTGACCAACCTCGCAGCGGCGCCAACGGTCTATCGCGCGCTGAGCAAAACCTCCGGTTTGGGCGAAGTCTCGCTGCGCTGCGCATCCTCGGCGGGTGAACCACTGACGCCCGAGATCACCCAGTGGGCAGTGGATGCGCTTGGCACGGAAGTTCGTGACCACTACGGCCAAACCGAGCTCGGAATGGTCATCAACAACCACTGGCATGATGAGGTCCGGCAACACCCGGTGAAGGGCTCCATGGGAAAGCCGATGCCAGGATTTGCCTGCGGCATCGTCGACGGACAGATCGCCGTCGACACCGCACAGAGTCCGCTGATGTGGTTCGCGGGGTATCACGGCGACCCGAGCAAAACCGATTCGCGGTTTACCGAGGACAAGCGCTGGTATCTCACCGGAGACACGGGTTACGCGGACGACGCCGGAAACTTCCACTTCGGTGGCCGAGACGACGACGTGATCATCATGGCGGGTTACCGCATTGGGCCCCTCGACGTCGAAAGTGTGCTCATTACCCATCCAGCCGTCACGGATGTGGCGGTCGTGGGCCAGCCAGACGAACTTCGCGGTGAGGTTTTGGAGGCTTTTGTCGTGCTGGGGCCTGGCAACCTTGGCAGTGAGGAGCTGGCTGGGCAACTTCAGGAGATGGTGAAGACCAACTATGCCGCGCACGCCTACCCACGCAGGGTGCACTTCGTCGGGCAACTGCCGAGAACCGCGAGCGGCAAGGTCCAGCGTTACGTTCTGCGGCGGAGCGGCTGA
- a CDS encoding SDR family oxidoreductase, which translates to MELSGSPDVESIVTQEPVLVLGATGKTGRRIVPRLRLHGTPVRAASRTSPTPFDWSAPVGWDAALHGVAAVYIVPPSAVGPVHEFVARAEAAGVQRLVLLSGRGADTWGDTSFGLDMRDAEAAVRDSALQWTILRANNFNQNFNEDIFYAPLLSGELALPADDVPEPFIDIDDVADVATTVLTDPAHHAGVTYELSGPRAITFEEAAELISRACGQPIAYKQVSPEEYTVMLVERGLSVDIAHDITEMFVMMGRGLITGTAAATDDVAAVLGRSPRTFEDYVVRTAAKGVWQR; encoded by the coding sequence GTGGAACTGTCCGGGTCGCCCGACGTTGAATCGATTGTGACGCAAGAACCCGTCCTTGTTCTCGGAGCCACCGGCAAGACCGGTCGCCGCATCGTCCCCCGCCTGCGGCTTCACGGCACGCCGGTACGCGCAGCCTCCCGTACCAGCCCGACACCGTTCGACTGGTCTGCTCCGGTCGGCTGGGACGCCGCCCTACACGGTGTGGCTGCCGTCTACATCGTGCCCCCCTCCGCCGTAGGCCCGGTACACGAGTTCGTCGCTCGCGCCGAGGCCGCCGGCGTTCAGCGCCTGGTCCTGCTGTCCGGGCGCGGCGCCGACACCTGGGGCGACACCAGTTTCGGCTTGGACATGCGCGACGCCGAGGCTGCCGTACGGGATTCGGCGTTGCAGTGGACGATTCTTCGGGCCAACAACTTCAATCAGAACTTCAACGAAGACATCTTCTACGCCCCGTTGCTTTCCGGCGAACTGGCTTTGCCGGCCGACGATGTTCCCGAGCCCTTCATCGACATCGACGATGTCGCCGACGTGGCCACCACGGTCCTGACCGATCCGGCCCACCACGCGGGGGTGACCTATGAGCTCAGCGGTCCACGCGCGATCACATTCGAGGAGGCCGCCGAATTGATTTCGCGGGCCTGCGGACAACCCATCGCCTACAAGCAAGTCTCCCCCGAGGAATACACCGTCATGCTGGTCGAACGAGGGCTCAGCGTCGATATCGCCCATGACATCACCGAGATGTTCGTGATGATGGGCCGCGGGCTGATCACCGGGACCGCGGCGGCCACCGACGACGTTGCCGCCGTGCTGGGGCGCTCGCCGCGAACGTTCGAGGATTACGTTGTACGGACGGCGGCCAAAGGAGTGTGGCAACGGTGA
- a CDS encoding fumarylacetoacetate hydrolase family protein, whose protein sequence is MRYLTFRADGASRAGVTVGDGDHQVLDLGRVLGEDFSSVRKIIEMGPEAWDRVRTAQSRPPAEALLDLESLKLLAPIPDPIRIRDCTLFTDHIEPALRAMARRRAKETTDPEAEYQRMIDSGQYDLPDILRKQFVYYNSDHLSISGLGETITAPPTSHTIDYELEFAAVLGHGGTDIPESQANAHIFGFMIFNDWSARDIQSEVMKSTLGPAEGKDFDGSNTFGPFLVTADEVGDAYRLGMRALINGEEWSRGNSASMAYSFEFAIAHLSRGKQLHAGDILGSGTVASGCAFELGRVLNNGDEVELQVDRLGSLRNTVRYR, encoded by the coding sequence TTGCGATATCTGACATTTCGAGCAGATGGCGCCAGCCGCGCGGGCGTCACCGTCGGCGATGGTGACCACCAGGTTCTCGACCTCGGCCGCGTCCTAGGCGAGGACTTCAGTAGCGTTCGGAAGATCATCGAAATGGGTCCCGAAGCATGGGATCGCGTACGCACCGCACAGTCCCGGCCGCCCGCGGAAGCGCTCCTGGATCTTGAGTCCCTCAAACTACTCGCGCCGATCCCCGACCCGATTCGCATCCGGGACTGCACCCTGTTCACAGACCACATCGAACCCGCGCTCCGGGCGATGGCGCGCCGTCGCGCCAAGGAGACGACGGACCCGGAAGCCGAGTACCAACGCATGATCGACTCCGGGCAGTATGACCTGCCCGACATCTTGCGCAAGCAGTTCGTCTACTACAACTCCGATCACCTTTCGATCAGCGGTCTGGGCGAGACCATCACCGCTCCCCCGACGTCGCACACCATCGACTACGAACTCGAGTTCGCCGCCGTGCTCGGTCACGGGGGGACCGACATCCCGGAAAGTCAAGCGAACGCACACATCTTCGGCTTCATGATCTTCAACGACTGGAGTGCTCGAGATATACAGAGCGAAGTTATGAAATCCACGCTGGGGCCCGCGGAGGGAAAAGACTTCGACGGAAGTAATACCTTCGGGCCGTTTCTCGTCACTGCCGACGAGGTGGGCGACGCCTACCGACTCGGCATGCGGGCACTGATCAACGGCGAGGAATGGTCACGAGGAAACTCCGCCTCCATGGCCTACTCGTTCGAGTTCGCGATCGCACACCTCAGTCGCGGCAAGCAACTCCACGCCGGCGACATCCTCGGCAGCGGGACCGTGGCCTCTGGCTGCGCATTTGAGCTAGGGCGGGTACTCAACAACGGCGATGAGGTGGAGCTCCAGGTCGACCGACTCGGATCTCTTCGCAACACCGTCCGCTACCGCTGA
- a CDS encoding helix-turn-helix transcriptional regulator, which yields MAQSPIARPLIETLHRVRRSTGVPLAFAGTIESGARLRLNHFAGNTVGALDRVLIDVGHGLGGRVVEVGRPMVVDDYRRTSSITHRYDAVIASEGLRAMAAAPVVVDRKTVAVLYAALRTADPIGDRTKDCLADEARAVEQRIVAARAVVSSDRLPSEAAVLRDRICGAYAQLRTLARTLDDPSTAATITQISKSLLGDQQVHVERDLTAREIDVLALAALGHPNAQIGQLLGLQTETVKGYMKDAMRKLHAHTRLEAVVRARRLGALP from the coding sequence ATGGCCCAGTCTCCGATCGCCCGCCCATTGATCGAAACGCTTCACCGGGTACGGCGGTCGACCGGTGTGCCGCTGGCTTTCGCCGGCACGATCGAATCTGGGGCGCGGCTTCGGCTCAATCACTTCGCCGGGAACACCGTCGGTGCACTCGATCGTGTCCTGATCGATGTCGGACATGGCCTCGGCGGCAGAGTGGTCGAGGTAGGCCGTCCGATGGTCGTCGATGATTACCGCCGTACGTCGTCGATCACGCACCGCTATGACGCGGTTATCGCGAGCGAGGGCCTGCGTGCGATGGCTGCGGCGCCGGTTGTGGTTGACCGGAAAACAGTGGCCGTTCTCTACGCCGCATTGCGTACCGCCGATCCCATTGGGGACCGGACGAAGGATTGTCTGGCCGACGAGGCCCGCGCCGTGGAACAGCGCATAGTCGCCGCTCGCGCCGTGGTCTCGAGTGACAGACTGCCGAGTGAAGCGGCGGTGCTGCGTGACCGAATCTGCGGAGCCTATGCGCAGTTGCGGACGCTGGCTCGAACATTGGATGACCCCAGCACGGCCGCCACAATCACACAGATTTCGAAATCGCTACTCGGGGACCAGCAAGTCCACGTCGAGAGAGACTTGACGGCGAGAGAGATCGACGTCCTCGCGCTGGCCGCGCTGGGCCATCCCAATGCCCAAATAGGCCAGTTACTCGGACTGCAGACCGAGACCGTAAAGGGCTACATGAAGGATGCTATGCGAAAGCTGCACGCGCACACACGGTTAGAAGCGGTCGTACGGGCGCGCCGGCTTGGAGCACTGCCCTAG